Proteins encoded together in one Erinaceus europaeus chromosome 11, mEriEur2.1, whole genome shotgun sequence window:
- the PLEKHG5 gene encoding pleckstrin homology domain-containing family G member 5 isoform X2: MFLYWKKRGAYELEALPRALAELELGAVERFSWSSTLDIIEDLEDKRSLAEEQGLHCQNPDCMDKGRATKVCHHANCQQLHHRGPLNLCEACDSKFHSTMHYDGHIRFDLPPQGSVLARNVSTRSCPPRTSPAVDLEEEEESSMDGKGDRKSTGLKLSKKKTRRRHTDDPSKECFTLKFDLNVDMETEIVPAMKKKSLGEVLLPVFERKGITLNKVDIYLDQSNTPLSLTFEAYRFGGHYLRVKAKPGDEGKVEQGVKDPKSLSLPILRPAGAGAGPTALERMDPLNRRESLDILAPGRRRKNMSEFLGEASVPGQDPLVPSSCSLPSGSSGDSWKNRAASRFSGFFSSGPSTSSFVREVDKMEQLEGKLHTYGLFGLPRLPRRLRFDYDSWEEEEDEDEDEDEAGLWLEDSWRELIDGHEKLTRRQCHQQEAVWELLHTEASYIKKLRVITNLFLCCLLNLQESGLLCEVEAERLFSNIPEIARLHQRLWSSVMVPVLQKARRSRALLQPGDFLKGFKMFGSLFKPYIRYCMEEEGCMEYMRGLLRDSDLFRAYITWAEKHQQCQRLKLSDMLAKPHQRLTKYPLLLKSLLRKTDEPRSKEAVVTMIDSVECFIHHVNACMRQRQERQRLAAVVSRIDAYEVVEGSNDEVDKLLKEFLHLDLTAPIPGASPEETRQLLLEGSLRMKEGKDSKMDVYCFLFTDLLLVTKAVKKAERTKVIRPPMLVDKIMCRELRDPGSFLLIHLNEFHSAVAAYTFQASGQALCRGWVDAIYNAQNQLQQLRAQEQPGCQQSLQSLEEEEEEQEEEEHEECGGSSASAASSPTILRKSNNSLDSQRCVSDSSTETLAMVVVEPGEMLSSPEFEAGPFSSQSDETSLGTAASSITPTSDLLPLGPADGRSCSMDSAYGTLSPSSLQDFVAPTPMSEPAPQPPEIPQTPSPQPSPQLHRCTPVQLLHLPHLLKSKSEASLLQLLSGATAHEAPPAPSRSLPELCLAAIAASHRRTQGFHQETGLSWDFQGALNPGSGSQLAELEGGASCPAGGVQRPTQNSRELPLGSLARVQPEAAPGISVQHRKLTLAQLYRIRTTLLLNSTLTAS; the protein is encoded by the exons GTATGCCACCACGCCAACTGCCAGCAGCTGCACCACCGGGGTCCACTCAACCTCTGTGAGGCGTGTGACAGCAAGTTCCATAGCACCATGCATTATGATGGACACATCCGATTTGACCTTCCTCCTCAAG GTTCTGTCCTGGCCCGGAATGTGTCCACTCGGTCATGTCCACCACGTACCAGCCCCGCAGTGGacttggaggaagaggaagaaagctccatggatggcaaAGG GGACCGGAAGAGCACGGGTCTCAAACTCTCCAAAAAGAAGACGAGGAGAAGACACACAGAT GACCCAAGCAAGGAGTGCTTCACCCTAAAGTTTGACCTGAATGTGGACATGGAGACGGAGATTGTGCCGGCCATGAAGAAGAAGTCACTAGG GGAGGTACTGCTGCCTGTATTTGAAAGGAAGGGTATCACACTGAACAAAGTAGACATCTACCTGGACCAGTCCAACACACCTCTGTCCCTCACCTTTGAGGCCTACAGGTTTGGGGGACACTACCTGCGGGTCAAAG CCAAGCCAGGGGATGAGGGGAAGGTGGAGCAAGGGGTAAAGGACCCCAAGTCTCTGAGTCTGCCCATCCTGCGGCCAGCTGGAGCTGGGGCTGGCCCCACTGCCCTGGAGCGCATGGATCCCCTGAACCGTCGGGAGAGCCTGGACATCTTG GCCCCTGGGCGCCGCCGCAAGAACATGTCAGAATTCTTGGGGGAGGCCAGCGTCCCTGGGCAGGATCCCCTCGTGCCGTCTAGCTGTTCTTTGCCCAGTGGCAGCAGTGGTGACAGCTGGAAGAACCGGGCAGCCAGTCGCTTCAGTGGCTTCTTCAGCTCAGGCCCCAGCACCAGCTCCTTTGTCCGG GAAGTGGATAAGATGGAGCAACTAGAGGGCAAGCTGCACACCTATGGCCTTTTTGGACTGCCTAGGCTGCCTCGGAGGCTGCGCTTCGACTACGACTcatgggaggaagaagaggatgaagatgaggatgaggatgaggctGGCCTCTGGCTAGAGGACAGCTGGCGGGAGCTCATTGATGGACATGAG AAGCTGACCCGGCGGCAGTGCCACCAGCAAGAGGCAGTGTGGGAACTCCTGCACACCGAGGCCTCCTACATCAAAAAACTGCGGGTCATCACCAAT TTGTTCCTTTGCTGTCTCCTGAACCTGCAAGAGTCCGGGTTGCTGTGTGAG GTGGAAGCTGAACGCTTGTTCAGCAACATCCCGGAGATCGCTCGGCTGCACCAGAGGCTGTGGAGCAGCGTCATGGTGCCGGTACTGCAGAAGGCGAGGCGCTCTCGGGCGCTGCTGCAGCCCGGGGACTTCCTCAAAGGCTTCAAGATG TTCGGCTCACTCTTCAAGCCCTATATTCGATACTGCATGGAAGAGGAGGGCTGCATGGAGTATATGCGCGGCCTGTTGCGAGACAGTGACCTCTTCCGGGCCTACATCACG TGGGCTGAGAAGCACCAACAATGCCAGAGACTGAAGCTGAGTGACATGCTAGCCAAGCCCCATCAGCGGCTCACCAAGTACCCACTGCTGCTCAAGTCGCTTCTGAGGAAGACAGATGAGCCACGCTCCAAGGAGGCTGTTGTCACCATG ATTGACTCGGTGGAGTGCTTCATTCACCATGTGAATGCGTGCATGCGGCAGCGACAGGAGCGGCAGCGGCTGGCCGCGGTGGTGAGCCGCATCGATGCCTATGAGGTGGTGGAGGGCAGCAACGACGAGGTGGATAAG CTCCTGAAGGAATTTCTGCATCTGGACCTCACAGCACCTATCCCTGGAGCCTCCCCTGAGGAAACTCGGCAGCTGTTACTGGAAGGGAGCCTGAGGATGAAAGAAGGCAAGGACAGCAAG ATGGATGTGTACTGCTTCCTCTTCACGGACCTGCTGCTGGTAACCAAAGCAGTGAAGAAGGCAGAGAGGACGAAGGTCATTAGGCCCCCTATGCTGGTAGACAAGATCATGTGCCGGGAGCTACGTGACCCTG GCTCCTTCCTCCTCATCCACCTGAATGAGTTCCACAGTGCTGTGGCAGCCTACACATTCCAGGCCAGTGGTCAGGCtctgtgcaggggctgggtggatgCCATTTACAATGCCCAG AACCAACTGCAGCAACTCCGTGCTCAGGAGCAGCCAGGCTGCCAGCAGAGCCTGCAGAGcctagaggaggaagaagaggagcaggaggaggaggaacatgaGGAATGTGGTGGGAGTAGTGCATCAGCTGCTAGCTCCCCCACCATCCTGCGCAAAAGCAACAATAGCCTGGACTCTCAGCGTTG TGTCTCAGACAGCTCCACAGAGACCCTGGCCATGGTTGTGGTGGAGCCTGGGGAAATGCTGTCATCTCCCGAGTTCGAAGCTGGCCCCTTCAGCTCTCAGTCTGACGAGACCTCACTGGGCACTGCTGCCTCCTCCATCACACCCACCAGTGATCTGCTTCCCCTGGGCCCTGCAGATGGGCGTTCCTGTTCCATGGACTCTGCCTATGgcactctctccccctcctccctgcaaGACTTTgtggcccccacccccatgtcAGAACCAGCGCCACAGCCTCCGGAGATACCACAgaccccttccccccaaccctcACCACAGCTCCACCGATGCACCCCTGTCCAATTGCTCCATTTGCCCCACCTGCTGAAGTCCAAATCTGAGGCCAGCCTCCTCCAGCTGCTGTCAGGggccactgcccatgaagcacccccagcccccagccgcaGCCTACCTGAACTATGCTTGGCTGCTATTGCTGCCTCTCACAGGAGGACTCAGGGCTTCCATCAGGAAACAGGACTCAGCTGGGATTTTCAGGGAGCACTGAACCCTGGCAGTGGCTCCCAGCTGGCAGAGCTGGAGGGGGGAGCCAGCTGCCCAGCTGGAGGGGTCCAAAGGCCCACTCAGAATAGCAGAGAACTGCCTTTAGGGTCTCTGGCCAGAGTCCAGCCTGAGGCAGCCCCAGGGATCTCCGTCCAGCACAGGAAGCTGACGCTGGCCCAGCTCTACCGAATCAGGACCACCCTGCTGCTGAACTCCACGCTCACTGCCTCGTGA